A stretch of DNA from Vibrio gallaecicus:
CAATGTTTCATTAGTTATTATTGGCATTTACGCATTGCGTCGCAAATAACTCGATATATATTCCATTCTATAAATTCGTCACATGAATTAAATATTCAAATCCTAATCTTTTCACCGCTATATCACCTACTTTTAAGGATAATTAAAGTGAAAAATCGCTTAGGGTTCACTCCAAGCAGAAGCATCATCGCACTCTCTGCATTATTAGCATTAGCCGCTTGTAATAATGATGAACAATCAAAAAATAGTATTACTCCTCAAGACAGAAACCCGTCTCTATTTTTTGATTACGGCTCACAATGGTCCTATCTTGACCAAGGTTTGGCTATATCAAATGAATGGAACCAAGTTGGGTTTGATGATTCTGATTGGAAAAATGGACAAGGGATATTCTTTTATGGGTATGACCATGCCGTAGAAGGCAACACGATACTCGCTGACTATAAAGCGATGGGCTTTGTCGATGCTACGCCAAGTGCTTATTATTTTAGAAAGAAAGTGAATGTCGCGGATATCAGCACATTAGGCGATGTGTACTTAAACATGAAAATGGATGATGCCGCTGCTATCTATGTAAATGGTCAGGAAATTGCGCGATCTCCATTACTGCCTAAATATGAAGTGCTCACTCACACGACTTCACCTCTGCGCTATTCGAAATATGGAGAAGATGCAGAACATACCTTTATTCTACCTTCTGAATCTTTTTCACAAGGTGAAAACGTCATTGCCGTTGCTCTCTTTAATCAAGTGAATCACCGAACTAATGATGTGCAATTTAATGTCGCGTTAAACGCTACTTTTGACTACACAGGTGAACCTGATGGTCCTTATGTCACCATAGGAGATACAGGTGAAGTAACCATTGATGGGATAAACCGTAACGGCCTATATTCTGATACTTATACCAATATTAGCGAAGCTCAAGTGACGGTTGAATTACCAGATGAATTAGGTAGCTTCTCCGTCGAGTTGCAAAATTCCTATACTCCGCCTGAATTCCAGTATGAAAAGCCTGAACAATTTTTTGTAACGTCTGACTTTGAAGGTCAAATTAATGCCCTTGTTTATATGCTTATTGAAGCTGGCATTATGGATAAAGACTACAACTGGACATACGGAAACGGACACCTTTTCCACCTAGGCGATCTATTCGACCGTGGGGCATATGTCACTGAAAGTCTGTGGCTATTTTATCATTTAGAGAACCAAGCAAAAGTCGCTGGTGGGGACGTACACTTCATTCTTGGCAACCACGACATGATGAATTTTTACGGTGATTTCCGCTACGTACATGAACGCTATTTTGAAAACTTAAGCCTAATGGGCAAAGATTTCTTTGAGCTACACAGTAAAAATACGGTTTTAGGTCAATGGTTACGTTCGAAAAATCTAATGGAAATTGCTGGTGATACACTATTTGTACATGCTGGTTTTAACCTTGATGTGATAGAAGCACTAGAGAACCAAACGCTATTGCTGGAAGATATTAATACCTACGGAAGAAGACACCTTGATGAAGGTTATGTTCGCTATGATGACAATGGTTCGCTTATCAAAGACGCTTACTACTTACCTTCTCGCCTGTACTGGGATCGTTCAGTTCCTGATGGTGACCTCACTCAAGCGGAATTAGAGCGTGGACTCGCAACTTTTGGTTCATCGCAAATGATCATTGGCCATACCGTTTTTGACCAACCATCATACTTATATGATTACCACGTCATTGCAGCAGATGTGGACCACAACCAGAACTTCAATGAAGAAGGGCGAGTACAAGGTTTAGAGTTTTACTACAATCACTACAACCACTTCGTCGCAGATAAAAACTTAGGAGTGATGCGTCTTCCGGTCTATTTAACAAACCAAGGCAATAAGCTTCAACATATAAAAAAGCTCCTGCTATATCAGGAGCTTTCTATTATTGCTGTATGGATTTATCACTTCTGCATCCATATATTTTTCTTTGATTATTTTCTCGTTCCACAGATAGATATCTTCAGAAATCAGTAGATATTCTTTCAATATTAACCACCCACACTTTGGTTGCTCATGACAGCACCATGTTGAATTGATTATCTAACTAGTAAAGCTTAACTTTCTTCTGAAATCTTATAATGCCGCTCAACATTAGCTGTTACTTTTCCCCAGTGGGATTGCTTCACTCTCGCTTGATGAGCTTCAAAGGATTCCTTATCAGTGAATTCTTCATAAACGCTGAAGTGATATGGATTATCTTCACTTTGAATTACATTAAAGATTAAACACCCTTTCTCTGCCCGAGTAAGCGTTATGTGGTTAACTAGCTCACCCTTTACTTGGCTTAACTCCGCTTCAGGTACAACAATGAACCCGCGTAAAACTACCTTACTCATACACTTCCTTGTGATTAACGAACTAGTTTGATGTGTGAAGCTACATCACACACTCTTTTGCTTCATTAGCTTTGGCAATGCCTTCTTCGATTAATGACATGGCTTCATCATTATTGATCGATGCTGTCACTTTGTTTATCAACTTTTCAGCAACCGATTCTGATGAGGCATCAACCAAACAGCTATAAGCATTAGCTATATGATCCTTTACCTCAATTAAAGCTTCAGGATCGCTGAAATCAGCTTCTAAAGCTTCTTGTACTGAAGCTGCTACTTCTGTCGCAGAATCGGCGGCATCACCGAATTGTTCTAGATTAATATCAATATCGTTCAAATCAATGGAAGCAATCTGGTCTTGAACACTATCTACCGCTTTATTTGCCGCTTCTTGAGCTTGGTCGATAGCTTTTGATGCGTCATCACACCCAACTAAAAGCGTCACAAGTATCGCTGCTGGTATATATTTTTTCATAAATTTGTCCATTAATAGTGTTGGAGGTATTTCTAATGCATCTTAAATGAACCAATGCATCCAGAAAACATAAATAACGTAACTGATTATTTAGTATTTATTCGTTGTTTTGTATTGATAATGTTAAAGTTATGCAATATTTACTAACTTTCAACTGGTTTCAATCAATGACTATTCAAATAAATAATAAAGATTGCAAAGGCACAATCACTATTAATGACAAATTCATTGGGCATGGGACGATTAATAGTTACAGTTGGCTATTAAAATTCACATCAAAATCCTTGATATTAGAAATAGCTGAAGACCCAAACATAACTGCACAAGATTTACCTCTTGTTGGATTTGGGTGTGGCGGGTGGATATTTGAACAAGAATTAATCACAACCCTTCAAGATGCGTTAAATAAAACTCAAACTATCCATGATGATAAAGTTCATGCACAAGAAGTGCATACAGAGAGTGATTTAATAGATGAAGTACTAAACATCCTAAATACAGGTATCTCTTTATTCAAAACAAATAAATTAGAGTACATACCTGCTGTTAATAGCGCATGCAGCCAATAAGCCTTAACGTCAACAGCCAACAGCCAACAGCCAACAGCCAACAGCCAACAGCCAACAAAATATTAATAGGTAATAAAATGATCCCAGTAAATACTTCTATTGTTTCAGGTGTTGCACTTTCTGAAATAGATGGTGAAATGAAGATCTTAGTAATGAAGCGTACAAAGGGCAACTTTTGGTGCCATGTGGCAGGTTCAATCGAAGCTCAAGAAACCGGTTGGCAAGCGATTGTACGTGAGTTTTCAGAAGAGACACAAATTGAAGTCACACACCTCTATAATGCTCAGTTTCTTGAGCAATTCTATGAAGCTTATTCTAACGTGATTGAGCTAATCCCTGTGTTTGTAGCAGTATGCCCACCCAATCAAACCATCGAAATTAACCATGAACATTCAGAGTATAAGTGGTGTACTTTAGATGAAGCGAAGCACTTAGCGCCTTTCCCAAATCAACATGCTGTTTATGATCATGTCTGGTCGTATTTCGTTGAGAAACCAATTAATGATTTATATCGAGTTAAGCTTAAACCTACAAACTAAGGACAGTACACTTGAGATTTAAAGCTAATCCAAAAATTACTTTTTTCTGAGCAGCTTACCCAGCACACTACAACTCAGCACATCATAACTTAAAGGCTTTCTATGATTTCATGGCCATGTATTTTAAAACTCGACGGTGATAATGAGTTGATGTTCTTCCAGAATGAGCAGGTGTTTATTTCCGAATGCCAAGATCTAATTTTGGATGATAATGACTACATTGTTGATTCCACCGGGGCTTGCTATCTCATAGATTCATCTACTAACAAGCCAGTACTGGCTGACACTAAACAGAAGTTGAATGTTCAAGATGTGACCGTACTTATTCAAGAACATGAATTCAGCAAGGCAGAGATGTGTATTATTAAGATTCACTTCCCAACCATTGCAGAAGCTATCAATTCTTTAGCTTTTGAATATGGCGACGGATAAATGATCAACAATAAAAATGAGTTAAACTAAGAATAACTAGAGGGGCGACTGTCCCTCATTAAGTAATCCAGTTTGGTCTGGGCTTTCTTGGTGTTTTGGAGATCGACAACTTCAATCATTTCACACTCATCTCTAACCATTTCTGAAATTAGACTTGGGTAATGTCGGCAATCTTCCGGTCTATCAAGATAAATACTGCATGTATATTTATTAGGTGCCGATTCGTCTTTCTTTGACTCGATACCTAAGAAGGGACATGAAGTGAGTCTTTTCCCCGTTTCAGGGTCAAACCATATCTCGTCACCTTTAACGTACTCAAATATGTCTGGATTGAATAACTCCCACAGATCAATTTCTTCCTGTGTTGCCGCTAAGTCACCGTCACCATACTTAATGCAACATTTACCACATTGATTACATGCTTTCATAAACGATTAATTCTCAGTTGGAACACACATTGAAGTTAAAACTCATGGGTTTTATTTATCAATCACTTCAACCGTTTTATGCTCGGCGCCGTAGTAAGTGCCTTCATCAATTGTATACATAAGTGTTTCATTACACTCTGGGCAATCGAACTCTACATTCGGTTCAATCTCTTCTTCTTCTACCCAGTCCCAACCAATATTTTCTTCACATGATGGACAATCCAAAGCACGACCTCACTCTACCTGCAATTTGATTAGGGAGCCCTTATACAGATTGCTGATACGGAATACTAGCAACTGGCTAATTTTTTATACAAACAAAAATGGCATTACCTGACTCTTTATCCCAAGGGATAATTTTCTGGTAATCATGTTCAAAAATATGGACCTCAAAATAAGCTTCTAGCATCACCTTCAATTCAAGGAATGTGAAAGCCACCATAGGGTGCGATTCTTTCCAACTCTGTGTAGAACTGTCTGCTGACCTTTCAATCTGTAGATCTAAGAATTGCTGGTCACCTGAACCACTATATCGCCATCCCGATTGAAACGTGAAATTCGCCCCCTCTCGTTCGACTGAATGTCGCACAAAAGAGTCCCGTTTAATTTTAGATTTATCGACAACATTAAAGCAAAAAATACCACCAACTTGTAATGCTTGATATGCACTTTGAATACACTGTTTCAGTCTCTCTAGCCCATCACTGTAGTGAAGTGAGTATAAAAAGCAGGTAATCAAATCGATAGGGCTTTGCGTGGTAAACATACTCATATCTTGTTTAACAAAACTGGCTTCAGGGCAACGTTGTTTTGCAATTTCAAGCATTGGTTGATTAATATCTAAGCCAGCACTTTGGTATCCATAATTAAGAAAATGACGTACGTGAGGTCCTGTTCCACAAGCGAGATCAAGGTGATGATTTCCACCATTACCAAACATTTGATGCAACCTATGGATAGCATGACTTTGCGATAGGTAGTCAATATCTTCGCAC
This window harbors:
- a CDS encoding metallophosphoesterase, whose amino-acid sequence is MKNRLGFTPSRSIIALSALLALAACNNDEQSKNSITPQDRNPSLFFDYGSQWSYLDQGLAISNEWNQVGFDDSDWKNGQGIFFYGYDHAVEGNTILADYKAMGFVDATPSAYYFRKKVNVADISTLGDVYLNMKMDDAAAIYVNGQEIARSPLLPKYEVLTHTTSPLRYSKYGEDAEHTFILPSESFSQGENVIAVALFNQVNHRTNDVQFNVALNATFDYTGEPDGPYVTIGDTGEVTIDGINRNGLYSDTYTNISEAQVTVELPDELGSFSVELQNSYTPPEFQYEKPEQFFVTSDFEGQINALVYMLIEAGIMDKDYNWTYGNGHLFHLGDLFDRGAYVTESLWLFYHLENQAKVAGGDVHFILGNHDMMNFYGDFRYVHERYFENLSLMGKDFFELHSKNTVLGQWLRSKNLMEIAGDTLFVHAGFNLDVIEALENQTLLLEDINTYGRRHLDEGYVRYDDNGSLIKDAYYLPSRLYWDRSVPDGDLTQAELERGLATFGSSQMIIGHTVFDQPSYLYDYHVIAADVDHNQNFNEEGRVQGLEFYYNHYNHFVADKNLGVMRLPVYLTNQGNKLQHIKKLLLYQELSIIAVWIYHFCIHIFFFDYFLVPQIDIFRNQ
- a CDS encoding putative quinol monooxygenase, translating into MSKVVLRGFIVVPEAELSQVKGELVNHITLTRAEKGCLIFNVIQSEDNPYHFSVYEEFTDKESFEAHQARVKQSHWGKVTANVERHYKISEES
- a CDS encoding NUDIX hydrolase, whose amino-acid sequence is MIPVNTSIVSGVALSEIDGEMKILVMKRTKGNFWCHVAGSIEAQETGWQAIVREFSEETQIEVTHLYNAQFLEQFYEAYSNVIELIPVFVAVCPPNQTIEINHEHSEYKWCTLDEAKHLAPFPNQHAVYDHVWSYFVEKPINDLYRVKLKPTN
- a CDS encoding DUF4144 family protein, with protein sequence MISWPCILKLDGDNELMFFQNEQVFISECQDLILDDNDYIVDSTGACYLIDSSTNKPVLADTKQKLNVQDVTVLIQEHEFSKAEMCIIKIHFPTIAEAINSLAFEYGDG
- a CDS encoding YkgJ family cysteine cluster protein translates to MKACNQCGKCCIKYGDGDLAATQEEIDLWELFNPDIFEYVKGDEIWFDPETGKRLTSCPFLGIESKKDESAPNKYTCSIYLDRPEDCRHYPSLISEMVRDECEMIEVVDLQNTKKAQTKLDYLMRDSRPSSYS
- a CDS encoding class I SAM-dependent DNA methyltransferase, giving the protein MATNSLYTDLSRYYDLMCEDIDYLSQSHAIHRLHQMFGNGGNHHLDLACGTGPHVRHFLNYGYQSAGLDINQPMLEIAKQRCPEASFVKQDMSMFTTQSPIDLITCFLYSLHYSDGLERLKQCIQSAYQALQVGGIFCFNVVDKSKIKRDSFVRHSVEREGANFTFQSGWRYSGSGDQQFLDLQIERSADSSTQSWKESHPMVAFTFLELKVMLEAYFEVHIFEHDYQKIIPWDKESGNAIFVCIKN